The stretch of DNA GGGAGGGGGGTAAGGAGAAGTTGGATGCGAATGGACAGAAAGAGATTTGTATGGACGTAAAACCATTGCAGATGGATATAAACCGCCTCTGACTGGACATAAATCACATGCGAACCGACAGAAATGGTCTGCGATTAGTCAAAAAACATTTCATAGCTTAAAATTTCATTCGAACTAACCGCTTTGAACTTTCACGGTTGATTTTACAAAAAAGGAATCTGCGCCCTTTCCGCGGACGAACTGGCAAGCCTCCTCGCTCGTACCTCACTGCGGGGTCTTGCCAGCCCGTTTTTCCGCAGGAGTGGCGCAGATTCCTTTACTTTAACAATATGATTAACAGACTCTAGAACACCCTATTAAATAATGTTGTTGATATTACGAAGAGTGCATTTGCGCCTAGCTGGCCGCAAGAGCGTGAAGAATGAGACCGCAAGTATGTGGTTTTCATACTTGTTGGGCTCATGCGGAACGTGCGGCAAGCGCAAATGTACGATAAACAACCACACCATTTAACAGAGCTAAAATAAAATAGAATTTGGAACATAAAAAAGAGAGCACCCATATAAATAGGCACTCTCCATGTGTTCATTCAGGACGGTTTTTAAATTGTTCCATCTTTTCTTCTAAGTCATCCATCATCGCAATCAAGCGATCAATGTCTTCAAGTTCAGTCGTTTCTGGTTCAATTGAATCTAATACTTCTAAGAAAATGTGAAGACGTTCTTTTAAGTATGTGACTTGTTGGTCTTTGTTTGAAATTGACTTGCCCATGTGAGCCACCTCGCTTTACACATACATCGTAGCCCATATACAATGATTTTTCAACTGTCAGTAGGACTTATGAAATATTTTAATATTAAATGTATTTTGAATATTTACAAAAGTTAATTAACGTGTTAAGGTTAATTTACTTCAACAAGAGAGGGGAGGCCGTAGTGAATAGTCGAAACCAATCAATCAGTTAGAAGGAGGGGGTTCGAACATTTCACCGGCACAATAGCCGTGAATCGATATATGGATACTCAATTGGATATTAGTGATATTTAGAAGGCTCAGCCAATCATCTGTTCGCAGATCATCGACTGAGCCTTCATCAATGTCTAAATAAGTTCGAACGTTTCTACGACTTCAATTGATTGGTCTACAGAACGGACCATAGAACAATTTTTCTTCGTCAGAATCATTGCTTTTTCAACTTTCGCTTCCTCGAGTTGACCTCTTAATTTGAAATGGATGTGCACTTTTTCGAGTCGATTTGCTTCTTCAGGATTGCGCAACACTTCCAATACTTCAATCTCCATATCCTCAATCGGCATACGCATCTTCTCACATACTTTTCGAAGAACGCCGCCACTACAGCCTACAAGAGACGAAACAATTAATTGGTAAGGTCTAAATCCTTTTGTTTCATCTCCTGAAATCGTTAATTTTCCAAACTCCAACTCTGTTTCTAATCCATATTCTGTCATCACATACTTCAACGCAAATCCCTCCTTTATGATAGAATTGTACCGAAACTTGGTTGAAATGAATATAATTTCAACCCGTACGCAGGAGGACCTTCATGAATCAGTTTACAGCCTTAGAAAAAAGAAGATTTTGGATTTTAGTGGTCATTGTTTCGATATCTGGATTTTCGCAAGGAATGCTGTTGCCACTCATTTCTGTAATTTTCGAACAAGATGGACTTTCTTCTTCATTGAACGGTTTGAACGCAACAGGGCTATATATCGGAACACTTTTAATTTCTCCATTTATGGAACAGCCACTTCGAAGATTTGGTTATAAGCCCGTAATTCTCATCGGAGGGATGTTGGTTTTTGTATCATTGCTGTTATTTCCGCTATGGAAAAGTGTTGTTTTTTGGTTTATTTTGCGATTGTTCATTGGAATAGGAGACCATGCACTTCATTTTTCGACTCAAACATGGATTACAAGCTTTTCGCCACAAGAACGCTTAGGGCGCAATATCGCATTGTACGGACTGTCATTCGGAATTGGTTTCGCAGCAGGTCCTTTATTTTTGCCACTCGTTTATATTTACGAAGGCTTGCCGTTTATCATATCGGGGATTTTATGTATGTCCGCTTGGTCACTCATATTTTTTGTAGATAATGATTTTCCCGGGCATATACATGAAACATCCACAATGCGAGGGACATGGGCACGTTTTGGGGCAACCATTGGATTTGCTTGGGTAGCTTTTATCCCTCCATTTAGTTACGGATTTTTGGAGTCCAGCTTGCATGCCATTTTCCCAGTCTACGCGTTGCGAAATGATGTCAATGTGTCTATGGTTTCCATTATATTAGCTGCATTTTCAACAGGTGGAATCCTTTCGCAGTTACCATTAGGTGCTCTAAGTGATCGAATCGGCAGAAAGAAAGTCGTATTATTTTCGTTGTTTGGCGGCGCGTTCTCTTTTAGTTTGGCAGCCATGTTAGAGAATAATGTTTGGACACTTATCGGTGCATTTCTACTCGCTGGTTTGTTCGTAGGGTCAACATTTTCTCTTGGTATTTCTTACATGGCGGATTTAACGCCTAAAGCTTTATTGCCATCAGGGAATTTACTATGCGGGATTTTCTTTAGTATCGGCAGCTTGACCGGACCATTTTTGGGCGGTGTGTTTCTGGAGTACTTTAAAGACTTCAGTTTTTTATGGCTTATTTCGTTATTTTTATTGACGTTAAGTTTATTAAGCTTGTTGAAGCCCAAAAAACAGCATGTCCAATCGAGTTGAGATTCGATGGGACATGCTGTTTTCAGTTATGAGAGGTCATTATAGATTTTTTGCTTTAAATGTATCACCATCTTCAATTGTTCCCGCTTCATATCCTTTTTTGAACCAACGCATGCGTTGCTCAGAAGTACCATGTGTAAAACTTTCCGGTACGACGTATCCTTGCGTTTTCTTTTGAATATTATCATCACCTACTGCACTTGCAGCAGTAATCGCTTCTTCAATATCGCCTACTTCTAAGTAGCCTTGACCTTCTGCGTAATGGGCGAAAACGCCAGCATAATAGTCCGCTTGCAACTCCAGACGTATTAAATATTGATTGAACTCTTCTTCACTCATTTTATTGCGAAGTGCCATTACTTCCTTATTTGTACCTAAAAGTGTTTGCACGTGGTGACCAACTTCATGGGCAATAACATAAGCCATTGCAAAGTCACCAGGAGCTTGGAATTTTTTATTCAATTCTTCATAAAAGCTTAAATCAATATAGAGTTTATAATCACCTGGACAATAAAATGGTCCTACGGCTGAGCCTGCTGCTCCACAAGCGGATTTGACTTGACCGTTATACAATACCATGACCGGTTCCTGATATTCCGATCCTTTTTCTTTGAAAAGCTCGCTCCATACAGTTTCGGTGTCTGCCAGGACAACTGAAACGAAATCCGCCAGTTCTGTTTCTTGTTCAGTTTCTTCGTATTGACCTGCTTGGTTCGTATCAGTGCCTTGTATATTATTTAAAATATCACCGGGACCACCGCCACCGATTAGCGTCATAATAATGACAATGACAAGACCAATTCCACCGCCAACAATTCCTATTCCACCAGCACCCATCCCTCTGCGATCTTCTACGTTTGCACTTTGTCCTCGACCTCTCCATTTCATAGCAATTCCTCCGTCTATCCAATTTAGCTTTATATTCGTAGTAACTCATTTTCTTTATTCCCTAGAATTAAAAATAATAATCCTTGATATTAAACAAAAAGAAAAAGCATGCCCAATTGAGCATGCCAGAAATTTTTATTTATTTTGAGGCTATGTTAAGTGATTCTAGTGTTTATCGCTTAATGATTATTTACGCTCCAATAATGTGACGCTTTCGATTTGTGCTGTTTGCGGGAACATATCGATAGGTTGGATATAGACGATATTGTAAACCTTACGCAATTCGCTTAAATCTTTTGCTAAAGTGGATGGATTACATGACGTATAGACAAATCTTTTTGGTCGCACATTTAAAATAGTGTGCAATAAACTGTCCGCTAAACCGGTCCGAGGTGGATCTACAGTTAGGACATCAGGGGAGAACCCTTCACGGCTCCATGTGGCAAGCCACTCTTCAGCAGTGCCAGTCTCGTAAGTAGCGTGAGTGAATCCTTGCTTCTCTGCGTTTTTCTTTGCATCGTAAATACTATCCGCAATGATATCCATTCCTCGTACTTCTTTTGCTTGATCGGCTAACCATAAGCCAATTGTTCCAACACCACAGTAAGCATCGACAACGGTTTCTTTACCTGTTAATGCTGCAGCCGATTTAATTTCGTTATATAAACGAACGGTTTGAGCGGGATTCAATTGGAAAAATGCTCGTGCAGATAAATCAAATGAAAGTTCACCTAATTCTTCATGGAGTGTTTTCTTGCCATGAAGAACTATTGTTCGCTCGCCAAAAATTAAAGAAGTTTGCTTCGGATTGACATTTTGGACAATCGAGACAATGGCAGGATCTATGGTCGCCAATTTATCAATGAGTAGTTGACGTTTCGGCATTTCTGCAAGTGTAGTGACAAGTACTAACTGAATTTCACCTGTTTGAATGCCGGTACGGACCACAATTGTTCGTACTAGACCATTGCCGGTTTCACTATCATAAATCGGTATTTTAAGTTTCTCTAGAATTCTTTTTACTGCATTCGTCACAAGTGTTGTATGTGGATGTTGCACGATACACTCATCGATATCTAATAACTGATGTGTACCTTCCGCAAATAGACCAGCTTTTACTTTCTTGCCGTCTTTACGTACTTGGAATTGACTTTTGTTGCGATAATGCCATGGATTTTCCATGCCTATTGTCTGGCGCACTTCGATATCATTGGCAATGTCTTTTACGTATCGTTCAAGTGATTGCACAATCAAATCACGTTTTTCTTTAAGCTGTTGTTCATAAGTCATATGCTGCAACTGACACCCACCGCAAGCTTCATAAACAGGGCAGGGTGCTTCTTGACGGTGAGGTGAGGCCTTACGGATCTTTAGAATGCTTGCTTCAGCAAAATTGCGCTTGACTACTTGTACTTGAGCGGTCACTTCTTCTCCTGGAAGAGCGCCTGTAACGAAGACGACATTGCGCTTATAATAGCCAATGCCTTCTCCATTAATGCCAAGGCGTTTGATTGTCAGCGGGAATTTTTGACCGACTTCGATTATGTTTTCTTGTGACAAATGTTTTCACGTCCTTTACTACTGGTTTCTACAGTATATAGGACAGACCAGTTAATGAAAAGACAACGGGAATTCGATTGCTTCATTTACCAATGCGTCTAACGATGAAAATGTGTAGCCTTTCGCTTTGGCATCACGAATAAAATCGGGTAAAGCGGCTGCATTATCCGGAGAAACCGTATGCATCAAAATTATGGCACCTGGATGAAGTTGGTTCATTAAATGGTTGTATGCATAAGCCTTTCCTTGTGGACGATCAGCATACCAATCAACGAAAGCGACAGACCAGAACATATGGCGATAGCCGAGCTCGTTACCATAGGCAAGTAATTTTTCACTGAAAACACCTTCAGGAGGCCGTGCAAAATATGTTCTCTTCACGCCCGTTTTTTCGGCAAGAATCTGATCGAATTTTTCCCATTCTTCTTTCATTCGTTCTTCCGATAAATTAGCCATATTTGGATGGCCATACGAATGATTTCCTATTTGATGGCCTTCCTTCACCATACGTTGGACCAGTTCCGTCGCACTTTCTACATAATGACCTGTCAGAAAAAAAGTGGCAGGTGCTTTTTCTTTTTTCAATGTGTCTAAAATAGATGCAGTGTAGCCATTTTCATAGCCATTGTCGAACGTAAGGTATAGGATTTTTTCATCGGGAGACCCTTTGTAATAGGCTCCATATTTTTTCAAGAGTTCATCAAATGCACTCCCGGCTTGAGCTTGTTCTTCCTGTTTTGATTTTTTGAATCCCCAATTAAGAGATTCGGCATCTACTTGAAATGGATTCAATAAAATGCCCAGAGTTAATATTGCACATGAGGCAATGACGCCTACGGTATGTTTCCACCACATAAAAACGCAACCTTTCTTTTTAAGATAGGTTGCGTTTTCTCTGAAATGTTATGCATAAATATTTTTAAGTGCCTGTTGCAAATCTGGATAAGTGAATTTAAAACCATGGGTTAACAATTTATCGGGAATAACTCTTTGTCCTTCCAAAACAAGTTGACTCTTGTCACCCAGTACAAGTTTCAATGCAAGTGAAGGTACGGGCATCCAATGAGGTCGCTGTAAAACTTTGCCCAAAATTCCCCCAAAATCATTCATTTGTTTCGGATCTGGCGCTGTTACGTTAAAAGGACCTGAAAAATCTTTATTTTCTATTGCATAAAGAATGGCTTTGGCGACGTCAGCTACATGGACCCATGATACCCATTGATGGCCAGTTCCGACTTTTCCTCCGACACCCATTTTATAAGGTAAAGCCATAAGGGGAAGAGCACCCTGATCTTTTCCAAGGATTATGCCAAAACGGCCGCAAGCCACACGTGTCCCAAATTGCTCCGCTTCCGTCGCTTTACTCTCCCAGTCCTCAACTGTTTTTGCCAGGAAATCCGATCCACGATAAGACGAATGTTCGGTATATGTTGCATGTTCAGAAGGGGGATAAATTCCGATTGCGCTTGCATTAATCAAAACGGAAGGCTTTTTCGTCACTTCTTTAAAAATGCGCAAAACTTCATTTGTTGCATTCATTCTGCTTTCATAAATTTTTTGTTTTTGTTCCGAAGTCCAGCGACCTTCATTAATTGATGCACCGGCTAGATTAATCCAAGCATCCATGCCTTCAACGTGTTCTTCAGGTTTAGCACCATCTGTAAGCCATTTGACCATATGTACCGAGCCGTCGGATTGTTTATCCGAACGCGTTAAAATAAACACTTCATGTCCTTTGTCGGTTAGTTGCTTCGTTATCTCCTGTCCGACAAATCCACTTCCTCCAGTAATCGCTATTTTCATTTAATATAATCCTCCTTTATAAAGCTGTTAGATGTATAATACCCTTTCTTCTATAAGTGTACGCAAATGAATGTGCCTCTAATAATGTGTATACTTGTTACATGAGGTGATAGTTGTGACAGTCATTACGAAAATCATGCGTCAAAAAAATAATCCTGAACGTTATAATATTTATATAGAGGAAAAATACGCATTTGCGGTAGATGAATCGCTTCTTATTAAGTACCAATTATCGAAAGGCAAAGTGCTGGAGGATTGGGAAAGAGATGAAATCGTCTATGACGACGAAGTGCGAAAAGCATTTAACAAAGCACTTCAATTCTTGAGTTTCCGTATGCGGAGTGAACACGAAGTTAAGAAGAAACTGCTTGATGCTGAATACGGAGAAGCCGTTGTTTTGGAAGCCATTCAAAAATTGTATCAATTGAATTTTTTGAACGACGAATCCTTTTCTAAAGCATTGCTTGAAACGCAAAAGAAAACAGGTAAAAAAGGTCCTCGTGCCATCCAACAGGAACTCAAGAAAAAAGGAATCGATAAATCGTTGCAAGAAGAAGTGCTTGAAACGTATACGGAAGAAGACCAAATTGAAATTGCAAAAGGTCTGGCTGCAAAAATAGCCAACCAGCATTCATCCAAAACGCCAATGCAAGTAAAGCAAAAAATTCAGGACACCTTGTTGCGTAAGGGATACTCTTATGCCATTATTAGCAAAGCTATTGAAGATATTGAATTTGAAACAGAACCAGAAGAATGGGAAGAAATGATTGCAGATCAAGGAGATAAAATCTGGCGGAAATTCTCTTCGAAATATACCGGGTTTGATCGTAAACGCAGAGTGAAGCAAGCCTTGTATGTAAAAGGTTTCCCTGCAGAACAAATCGAAATGTTTATTGGAAAAAAGGA from Paenisporosarcina sp. FSL H8-0542 encodes:
- a CDS encoding OsmC family protein, which translates into the protein MKYVMTEYGLETELEFGKLTISGDETKGFRPYQLIVSSLVGCSGGVLRKVCEKMRMPIEDMEIEVLEVLRNPEEANRLEKVHIHFKLRGQLEEAKVEKAMILTKKNCSMVRSVDQSIEVVETFELI
- a CDS encoding TIGR01777 family oxidoreductase; this encodes MKIAITGGSGFVGQEITKQLTDKGHEVFILTRSDKQSDGSVHMVKWLTDGAKPEEHVEGMDAWINLAGASINEGRWTSEQKQKIYESRMNATNEVLRIFKEVTKKPSVLINASAIGIYPPSEHATYTEHSSYRGSDFLAKTVEDWESKATEAEQFGTRVACGRFGIILGKDQGALPLMALPYKMGVGGKVGTGHQWVSWVHVADVAKAILYAIENKDFSGPFNVTAPDPKQMNDFGGILGKVLQRPHWMPVPSLALKLVLGDKSQLVLEGQRVIPDKLLTHGFKFTYPDLQQALKNIYA
- the pdaA gene encoding delta-lactam-biosynthetic de-N-acetylase, translated to MWWKHTVGVIASCAILTLGILLNPFQVDAESLNWGFKKSKQEEQAQAGSAFDELLKKYGAYYKGSPDEKILYLTFDNGYENGYTASILDTLKKEKAPATFFLTGHYVESATELVQRMVKEGHQIGNHSYGHPNMANLSEERMKEEWEKFDQILAEKTGVKRTYFARPPEGVFSEKLLAYGNELGYRHMFWSVAFVDWYADRPQGKAYAYNHLMNQLHPGAIILMHTVSPDNAAALPDFIRDAKAKGYTFSSLDALVNEAIEFPLSFH
- the rlmD gene encoding 23S rRNA (uracil(1939)-C(5))-methyltransferase RlmD; this translates as MSQENIIEVGQKFPLTIKRLGINGEGIGYYKRNVVFVTGALPGEEVTAQVQVVKRNFAEASILKIRKASPHRQEAPCPVYEACGGCQLQHMTYEQQLKEKRDLIVQSLERYVKDIANDIEVRQTIGMENPWHYRNKSQFQVRKDGKKVKAGLFAEGTHQLLDIDECIVQHPHTTLVTNAVKRILEKLKIPIYDSETGNGLVRTIVVRTGIQTGEIQLVLVTTLAEMPKRQLLIDKLATIDPAIVSIVQNVNPKQTSLIFGERTIVLHGKKTLHEELGELSFDLSARAFFQLNPAQTVRLYNEIKSAAALTGKETVVDAYCGVGTIGLWLADQAKEVRGMDIIADSIYDAKKNAEKQGFTHATYETGTAEEWLATWSREGFSPDVLTVDPPRTGLADSLLHTILNVRPKRFVYTSCNPSTLAKDLSELRKVYNIVYIQPIDMFPQTAQIESVTLLERK
- the recX gene encoding recombination regulator RecX, whose protein sequence is MTVITKIMRQKNNPERYNIYIEEKYAFAVDESLLIKYQLSKGKVLEDWERDEIVYDDEVRKAFNKALQFLSFRMRSEHEVKKKLLDAEYGEAVVLEAIQKLYQLNFLNDESFSKALLETQKKTGKKGPRAIQQELKKKGIDKSLQEEVLETYTEEDQIEIAKGLAAKIANQHSSKTPMQVKQKIQDTLLRKGYSYAIISKAIEDIEFETEPEEWEEMIADQGDKIWRKFSSKYTGFDRKRRVKQALYVKGFPAEQIEMFIGKKELEEDGN
- a CDS encoding neutral zinc metallopeptidase, whose product is MKWRGRGQSANVEDRRGMGAGGIGIVGGGIGLVIVIIMTLIGGGGPGDILNNIQGTDTNQAGQYEETEQETELADFVSVVLADTETVWSELFKEKGSEYQEPVMVLYNGQVKSACGAAGSAVGPFYCPGDYKLYIDLSFYEELNKKFQAPGDFAMAYVIAHEVGHHVQTLLGTNKEVMALRNKMSEEEFNQYLIRLELQADYYAGVFAHYAEGQGYLEVGDIEEAITAASAVGDDNIQKKTQGYVVPESFTHGTSEQRMRWFKKGYEAGTIEDGDTFKAKNL
- a CDS encoding SE1561 family protein yields the protein MGKSISNKDQQVTYLKERLHIFLEVLDSIEPETTELEDIDRLIAMMDDLEEKMEQFKNRPE
- a CDS encoding MFS transporter, producing MNQFTALEKRRFWILVVIVSISGFSQGMLLPLISVIFEQDGLSSSLNGLNATGLYIGTLLISPFMEQPLRRFGYKPVILIGGMLVFVSLLLFPLWKSVVFWFILRLFIGIGDHALHFSTQTWITSFSPQERLGRNIALYGLSFGIGFAAGPLFLPLVYIYEGLPFIISGILCMSAWSLIFFVDNDFPGHIHETSTMRGTWARFGATIGFAWVAFIPPFSYGFLESSLHAIFPVYALRNDVNVSMVSIILAAFSTGGILSQLPLGALSDRIGRKKVVLFSLFGGAFSFSLAAMLENNVWTLIGAFLLAGLFVGSTFSLGISYMADLTPKALLPSGNLLCGIFFSIGSLTGPFLGGVFLEYFKDFSFLWLISLFLLTLSLLSLLKPKKQHVQSS